DNA sequence from the Treponema sp. OMZ 838 genome:
GTGAGTGATTTTTCCCGTAATTTTGTGGAAGGCCGTATTGATATATCCGAAGCAATGGATTGCTTACGCAAAATAGATCAATACAAAGGTTATCCATACCGGTTTGTTCTCTTTGCGACCGGTATCGGATGCGGTCTTTTTGCGGTATTAGTAGGCGGAAAATTCGGAGACTTTGTTGCGGCGTTTTTTGCCTCATATATTGCCGTTTTTATCAGCGATAAAATAATGGCTCGTTCCCGTACCGTCTTTACCGGCAACTTTGTCGCAAGTATGTTCGTAGGGATTATTTCTATAATATCTTTCGAAATTAAATTAGTCGATAATCTCGATAATATCATCGTCGGTGCCGCACTCGCCCTTGTTCCCGGTGTTGCATTCACTGCAGGTATTAGAGACTTTATTTCGGGAGACCTTATCTCCGGTATTGCGCGTATCGGAGAGGCGGTTCTGGT
Encoded proteins:
- a CDS encoding threonine/serine exporter family protein, translating into MDTQSDIVAREKDNTLARHALVMQIALYAGELLIRNGAEMYRAEETIVRISEAGGIHDITPFVTPTVLFIANGDGENVLYTKNIKKRSNNIAKITLVSDFSRNFVEGRIDISEAMDCLRKIDQYKGYPYRFVLFATGIGCGLFAVLVGGKFGDFVAAFFASYIAVFISDKIMARSRTVFTGNFVASMFVGIISIISFEIKLVDNLDNIIVGAALALVPGVAFTAGIRDFISGDLISGIARIGEAVLVAIAIAFGVGSILMLYSILGGL